In Pleurocapsa sp. PCC 7319, the following are encoded in one genomic region:
- a CDS encoding glycosyltransferase family 39 protein, with translation MGLLTKSDRFGNRHHFYQFSLIFLITVLLGLGVFFRFANLETKVFWVDEAATITRVAGYTQAEIIDDLISQDIVDIDTLLSYQRITPERTIQDTFNALLKSPEHAPLYFILTRILVQLTSSSIANIRILSAIFSLLIFPCLYWLARELFASYTVSWIAVSLMSVSPFFVAYAQEARPYSLWTIGLLLMSASFLKALRSNSWQPWIGYIFSTIFAFYTSLFSIFVAIAQGVYLLLLRKNFKFQVMKKYLLAMVIIILAFSPWLIVIFNSTHLVHENTTWMRNYFDFATVIAVWIGSILLIFGDLPLDPNTNPIQIGIILVGSLFLFSSLFLIVSLWNKFSINTHKIISYSGVFCFFIVSILIFNYPSILVNHDYFNPVVIIGTIVALFILMLSAYSSYYLKNKSNTNTWMFIASLILAIPIPLFILDLINQGLSSATPRYLMPSKIGIQLAVAYTFNKYLFLHYDFQSIKTKTFWRAIALLLLTVGIVSCTLNLNKSPIYQKNRNIHNIPIAQIINQQDSPLIFAEADSLMDMLSLSHYLSAQVKFKLINPAENYLSYTNQFENIFILRPSRQLKQYLQADQNIKLESAYIPEIFSLNDIFIELLAIDLK, from the coding sequence ATGGGTCTTTTGACTAAAAGCGATCGTTTTGGTAATCGCCATCATTTTTATCAATTTTCATTAATATTTTTAATCACCGTTTTATTAGGGCTGGGTGTATTTTTTCGATTTGCCAATCTAGAAACTAAAGTATTTTGGGTCGATGAAGCAGCCACAATCACGAGAGTAGCTGGTTACACTCAAGCCGAAATTATTGATGATTTAATTAGCCAAGATATTGTAGATATTGATACCCTTTTAAGCTATCAGCGAATAACTCCTGAAAGAACAATTCAGGATACCTTTAATGCTTTATTAAAAAGCCCCGAACACGCTCCTTTATATTTTATACTGACTCGTATTTTGGTTCAGTTAACAAGTAGTTCAATAGCCAATATTAGGATTCTATCGGCTATATTCAGCTTGTTAATTTTTCCCTGTTTGTATTGGTTAGCCAGAGAGTTATTTGCCAGTTATACAGTTAGCTGGATAGCGGTAAGTTTAATGTCTGTTTCACCGTTTTTTGTTGCTTATGCTCAGGAAGCTCGACCTTACAGTCTATGGACAATCGGCTTATTGTTAATGAGTGCTAGTTTTCTCAAAGCTTTGCGGAGCAATAGCTGGCAGCCTTGGATAGGTTACATTTTTAGTACAATTTTTGCTTTTTATACTTCTTTATTTTCTATTTTTGTCGCGATCGCTCAAGGAGTATATTTACTATTACTAAGAAAAAATTTTAAATTTCAAGTGATGAAAAAGTATTTGCTAGCAATGGTAATTATCATCTTGGCTTTTTCACCTTGGTTAATAGTAATTTTCAATAGTACTCACTTGGTACATGAAAATACCACCTGGATGCGTAATTACTTTGATTTCGCAACAGTAATCGCTGTTTGGATTGGTAGTATTTTACTTATCTTTGGGGATTTGCCTCTAGATCCTAATACAAACCCGATTCAGATTGGGATTATTTTAGTTGGTAGTTTATTCTTGTTTAGCAGTTTGTTTCTAATTGTATCTCTGTGGAACAAATTCTCTATAAACACACACAAAATCATCAGTTATTCAGGTGTATTTTGTTTTTTTATTGTCAGTATTTTGATATTTAATTATCCATCAATACTAGTAAACCACGATTATTTCAATCCAGTGGTAATTATTGGTACGATAGTGGCTTTATTTATTCTGATGTTATCAGCATATTCAAGCTATTATCTTAAAAATAAATCAAATACAAATACATGGATGTTTATCGCCAGTTTAATTCTGGCAATACCAATACCCTTATTTATTCTTGACTTAATAAATCAAGGACTAAGTTCAGCTACTCCCCGCTATTTAATGCCCTCCAAAATAGGTATCCAGTTAGCTGTTGCTTATACATTTAATAAATATCTTTTTTTACATTATGATTTTCAATCGATTAAAACTAAAACTTTTTGGCGAGCGATCGCTTTATTATTATTGACCGTTGGGATTGTTTCTTGTACTTTAAACCTCAATAAATCGCCAATATATCAAAAAAACCGCAATATTCACAATATTCCGATTGCCCAGATTATTAATCAACAAGATTCCCCTTTAATATTTGCAGAAGCAGATTCTTTGATGGATATGTTGTCTCTTAGTCATTATTTATCTGCTCAAGTAAAATTTAAACTGATTAATCCGGCAGAAAATTATTTGTCTTACACAAATCAATTTGAGAATATCTTTATACTTAGACCTTCTCGGCAATTAAAACAATATTTGCAAGCAGACCAAAATATTAAACTTGAATCGGCATACATTCCAGAAATATTTAGCTTAAATGATATTTTTATTGAACTTCTAGCCATAGACCTAAAATAA
- a CDS encoding NAD(P)H-dependent oxidoreductase, with amino-acid sequence MSNAVLTPEQVLQQLQWRYATKKFDPTRKIPESVWKILEQSLVLSPSSFGLQPWKFFVVRNPEIRQKLLEYSWGQTPVVEASHLVVLAIKKDLNASDVDHYIQRMAEVQQVAVEDLEGFANVIKGFLKQPIDSGFDVNHWAAKQTYIALGFFMTCAAMLGIDTLPMEGFVPGQYDKVLGLAAKGYSSVVLCPAGYRAADDKYADKPKVRFATEDVVEYVD; translated from the coding sequence ATGAGCAACGCAGTTTTGACTCCCGAACAAGTCCTTCAACAACTTCAGTGGCGTTATGCTACTAAGAAATTTGATCCGACAAGGAAAATTCCCGAGTCAGTCTGGAAAATCCTAGAACAGAGCCTCGTATTATCTCCTTCTTCTTTTGGATTGCAACCTTGGAAATTTTTTGTGGTTCGTAACCCAGAAATACGTCAAAAACTCTTAGAGTATTCTTGGGGGCAAACCCCAGTAGTAGAAGCTTCTCATCTAGTCGTATTGGCAATTAAGAAAGACCTCAATGCATCAGATGTAGATCATTACATCCAGAGAATGGCAGAAGTGCAGCAAGTAGCTGTTGAAGATCTAGAAGGGTTTGCCAATGTCATTAAAGGTTTTTTAAAGCAGCCTATTGATTCAGGCTTTGATGTCAATCATTGGGCGGCAAAACAAACCTATATTGCTCTAGGATTTTTTATGACCTGTGCAGCGATGCTGGGAATTGACACCTTGCCGATGGAAGGCTTTGTCCCTGGACAATACGATAAAGTCTTGGGATTAGCAGCCAAGGGATATAGTTCAGTTGTTCTCTGTCCAGCAGGTTATCGTGCTGCCGATGATAAATATGCTGATAAACCTAAAGTTCGTTTTGCTACTGAAGATGTAGTGGAATATGTGGATTAA
- a CDS encoding class I SAM-dependent methyltransferase produces the protein MQSTPNFEQFIPDPLNKLAYQGFQESKKIFAFLHKQASDRLTHTVIPEQKSKSQPLLPEVLTKLQTKLKKLEEQDWQDARRKIYPSSLLFDNPWSDFFRYYPEMWLDLLKIWERIQQKDYQRFDDAIDKSGYPDYYLQNFHYQTDGYLSDMSANLYDLQVEILFNGAADAMRRRILAPLKQGLETFASLPSQQLKVLDVACGTGRTLRMIRGTLPKVSLFGTDLSPAYLRKANQLLSEISGELPQLLQANAEALPYLDNYFHGLTSVFLFHELPAAARQQVINEAFRVLQPGGVFIICDSMQAIDSPDFQTIMNNFPAIFHEPYYRHYTTDNLEERLEVAGFKNIQVENHFVSKYWIGHKPAV, from the coding sequence ATGCAATCAACACCGAACTTTGAGCAATTTATCCCCGACCCTTTAAATAAGTTGGCCTACCAAGGCTTTCAAGAAAGTAAAAAAATATTTGCTTTTCTTCACAAGCAGGCAAGCGATCGCCTTACCCATACCGTAATTCCTGAACAGAAAAGTAAAAGTCAACCCCTTCTGCCTGAAGTATTGACGAAGCTCCAGACAAAGCTCAAAAAGCTAGAAGAGCAAGATTGGCAAGATGCCCGACGAAAAATTTACCCTAGTAGTTTGCTGTTTGATAATCCTTGGTCAGATTTCTTCCGGTATTATCCAGAAATGTGGCTAGATCTGCTGAAAATTTGGGAAAGAATACAACAAAAAGACTATCAAAGATTTGATGATGCAATAGACAAATCTGGTTATCCTGACTATTATTTACAAAATTTCCATTATCAAACTGACGGCTATCTCAGCGATATGTCAGCTAATCTCTATGATTTACAGGTGGAAATTCTCTTTAATGGTGCTGCTGATGCCATGCGTCGCCGAATCCTAGCACCGCTTAAGCAAGGATTAGAAACTTTTGCTAGTCTACCCTCCCAGCAGTTAAAGGTACTCGATGTAGCTTGCGGAACAGGGCGAACCTTAAGGATGATTCGCGGTACTTTACCAAAAGTATCTTTATTCGGTACCGACTTATCTCCAGCCTATCTGCGCAAAGCCAATCAGTTGTTATCGGAAATATCAGGAGAATTACCTCAGCTACTTCAAGCTAACGCTGAAGCATTGCCTTATTTAGATAACTATTTTCATGGTTTGACTTCGGTCTTCCTTTTCCATGAATTACCTGCGGCAGCTAGACAACAGGTGATTAACGAGGCATTCCGTGTTCTACAGCCAGGGGGAGTATTTATCATTTGTGATTCGATGCAGGCGATCGATTCCCCTGATTTTCAAACTATAATGAATAACTTCCCTGCTATTTTCCACGAACCCTATTACCGACATTACACGACAGACAATCTGGAAGAGCGTTTAGAAGTTGCTGGATTTAAGAATATTCAAGTAGAAAATCACTTTGTGAGTAAGTACTGGATTGGTCATAAACCAGCAGTATAA